One part of the Vicia villosa cultivar HV-30 ecotype Madison, WI linkage group LG6, Vvil1.0, whole genome shotgun sequence genome encodes these proteins:
- the LOC131612509 gene encoding uncharacterized protein LOC131612509: MKENAWGCSSIQDSDDDDDDEVHSQNSSDEEEFRFSPASLPKLQFRNTKSKGKWNEEMGMAEVFEKNGKMWVTTGIVRHGKIYTSIEETLYLMELEALDLLDNGDKSISLVEMYKKVSGGKSGCCSELFEAYKHLKSLGYIIARHNVAWSLKSIRNSAKYVDLDGTEEHRQLVDVVSEVEISIDKLFGDLKINDLKPDFDVYLPNNRFRKSSPGDPDFRLHLYRGHHPSITEIEALERQCGGVPLKIVVTEGRDSFFSFDKVKLPVLP, translated from the exons atgaaagaaaatgcgTGGGGATGTTCTTCAATTCAAGATAGTGACGACGATGATGATGACGAGGTCCATTCGCAAAATTCAAGTGATGAAGAAGAGTTTCGCTTTTCTCCTGCTTCATTGCCCAAGTTGCAATTCAG GAACACAAAATCAAAAGGCAAATGGAATGAAGAAATGGGAATGGCCGAAGTGTTTGAGAAAAATGGCAAAATGTGGGTAACAACTGGAATAGTTCGTCACGGCAAGATTTACACTTCAATTGAGGAAACATT GTATCTTATGGAACTAGAAGCCTTAGATCTTTTAGATAATGGTGATAAGAGTATATCTTTAGTAGAAATGTATAAAAAGGTTTCTGGTGGGAAGAGTGGATGTTGTTCGGAGCTTTTTGAAGCTTACAAGCACCTCAAATCTCTCGGGTACATAATTGCGCGGCACAATGTTGCTTGGAGTTTGAAGAGTATCAGAAATTCTGCTAAATATGTAGATCTTGATGGAACAGAAGAACACAGACAATTAGTAGACGTGGTTTCCGAAGTCGAGATTTCTATTGATAAGTTATTTGGTGACTTGAAGATTAATGATTTGAAGCCAGATTTTGATGTTTATCTTCCAAACAACAGGTTTAGAAAGTCTTCTCCCGGTGATCCGGATTTTCGGCTGCACTTGTATAG GGGCCATCATCCATCTATAACAGAAATTGAAGCTCTTGAGAGACAATGTGGTGGCGTTCCATTGAAAATTGTGGTCACTGAGGGAAGGGACAGTTTCTTTTCCTTTGACAAGGTTAAACTTCCTGTTCTACCCTGA